A section of the Euwallacea similis isolate ESF13 chromosome 9, ESF131.1, whole genome shotgun sequence genome encodes:
- the LOC136410829 gene encoding uncharacterized protein: protein MGRGPSLTEVERADILTDHRYGRSNRWIAREIGRNNRVINFFLKDPVSSGRKSPQDGRKSLMPVREDVSLMQLQMLPYRAAPSKKIRTLMCQLKQLGVRFVNVALLNVQKCSQHQNCLTFTRFNVSHLHVLMFALILQISFGLTRKNGISTALMDSIHIGKI from the exons ATGGGACGTGGTCCGTCTTTAACTGAGGTGGAAAGAGCAGATATTTTGACTGATCATCGTTATGGACGCTCAAATCGTTGGATCGCTCGTGAAATAGGACGTAATAATcgagttattaatttttttttgaaggatCCGGTCTCTTCCGGACGAAAAAGTCCCCAGGACGGCCGAAAAAGCTTAATGCCCGTCAGAGAAGACGTATCATTAATGCAGCTTCAAATGTTACCGTATCGTGCAGCACCATCAAAAAAGATCAGGACCTTAATGTGTCAATTGAAACAGTTAGGCGTACGATTCGTCAATGTGGCTTTATTAAACGTTCAAAAATGCTCACAGCACCAGAATTGTCTGACGTTCACAAGATTCAACGTCTCGCATTTGCACGTGCTAATGTTCGCACTGATTTTACAAAT CTCATTTGGTCTGACGAGAAAAAATGGAATCTCGACGGCCCTGATGGATTCAATTCATATTGGAAAGATTTGA
- the LOC136410828 gene encoding odorant receptor 10-like: MTSTSFLRNLRYLMIMCGTWQLPYFTSTKVRKIYRYYSLFLHVFFYSVCFLMCLEFFFLLDHDIKRLTDNAKVTISVTLVAIKGYTFQGRKVTKILELIIKSEEIAVLEGSKELLTIKINVVKYIDKFAIGVVLLTETTTFLLVGGTVIGSLTLNDTSVTEKPMMLLARFPFDQQTHYFRSLLIQGLFILIASAYFCMSQIFNISVILFVKAQLKFLQHKFKNFDCFKGGDRSDLEHTISLTKCHQSVIMLVRALNEAMEPLLLLEFLLSSINIATVAFQTISAHTLSDIIFCVCYLVVLFAQLNLLAWYGNEIYLESMAVSDSVYESPWTNKSTEVRSILRMIILRAQRPLALKIGPFLPLTTYAAIAVIKSAYSFITVMKRTDD, translated from the exons ATGACAAGCACATCATTTTTGCGAAATTTAAGATACCTCATGATTATGTGCGGTACTTGGCAACTTCCATATTTCACCAGTACTAAAGTTCGAAAAATCTATCGCTACTACAGCCTTTTCTTGCACGTCTTCTTCTATTCTGTGTGCTTTTTAATGtgtctggaattttttttcctgctCGATCATGATATCAAGAGACTAACCGATAACGCAAAAGTAACAATCTCAGTTACACTGGTAGCTATCAAGGGATATACCTTCCAGGGCAGAAAAGTTACGAAGATACTTGAGCTTATAATCAAGAGTGAAGAGATTGCTGTGCTTGAAGGTTCAAAGGAATTGCTgactattaaaattaatgtagtGAAGTACATCGATAAATTTGCAATTGGAGTTGTCTTGCTGACTGAAACTACAACTTTCTTGCTTGTGGGAGGCACCGTAATTGGTAGCTTAACACTCAATGATACGTCGGTAACGGAAAAACCCATGATGCTTCTAGCTCGTTTTCCCTTCGATCAGCaaacacattattttcgatCTCTGTTAATCCAgggattatttattttaatcgcTTCCGCGTATTTTTGCATGTCTCAAATATTTAACATATCGGTGATATTGTTCGTAAAAGCACAGTTGAAGTTCCTACAACacaaatttaagaattttgattgttttaaGGGCGGTGATCGCAGTGACCTCGAGCATACCATATCGTTGACTAAATGCCACCAATCAGTAATAAT gTTGGTCCGAGCCCTTAATGAGGCAATGGAACCACTATTATTGTTAGAATTTTTGTTAAGCTCGATTAATATTGCCACTGTTGCTTTTCAGACTATTTCT GCACATACTCTTTCGGACATAATCTTTTGTGTCTGTTACTTAGTGGTTTTATTTGCACAACTTAATCTATTAGCTTGGTATGGAAACGAGATTTATTTAGAA aGTATGGCTGTTTCTGATTCAGTATATGAATCTCCATGGACTAACAAAAGTACAGAAGTTAGGAGCATTTTACGAATGATTATTTTGCGGGCACAAAGGCCTTTGGCCTTGAAAATTGGACCATTTCTGCCATTAACTACATATGCTGCCATAGCA GTTATCAAATCAGCTTATTCCTTCATTACCGTTATGAAAAGAACAGATGATTAA